The stretch of DNA GAATTGCAAAAAGCCCGAAAATTGATTTTATCGTTACAAACCGACATAGCAGATTATAAGCAGCAGATTGCAAAATTAACGTACGAGAACAAGAAACTAAATGCCGAAAATTTAGCGCTTAACACCTCGAAAGATTCTATCAGAAAAGAAAAAGACAAAACAGAAAACGTACTCCAAAAAACAAAAGACGCTTATATAGACCACCAAGAAAAAGTAAATGCAACCTTATCCTTATCGAACTATAAAATAAAAGGAATCAATGTTCGCCGTGGCGGGAAAGAAATAGAGACAACCCGAGCTAAACGAATAGACAAAGTTCGTGTTTCGTTTGATATTGACGAAAACGAAAGCGCTTCTGGAGAAAAAACATTATACATTGCTGTTCATAAACCTGATGGTTCTTTAGGGATTTTCGACGGTGCACAAAACGGAAATTTAGTTTTGAGAAATAACAATGAAATAAAGTTTTCGGACAAAATACAAATCAACTACACTCAAGGAGAAGCACAAACGGTTTCTTTCGATTGGATAGATTATGATTTCCCAAAAGGAAAATATGATATAGATGTCTATGAAAATGGTTTCAAGATTGGACAATCTACAATAGAGTTGCGCTAAGAGCAAATAAGCATCTATAAAGCTCTTATCGGTATAAATAATCAAAAAGCCAGAATAGCATTGTACTCTTCTGGCTTTTTTACTGAAAAATATTATTTCTTGTTCATCTTGCTTTTTTCACAGGAACACTATCTGAAGCTGGTCCGCCACCATCCATAACGTTGGATGCTTTTAATGTTATCGGATAAGAACGACTCATCACGCCAACCAATTTAAAAGCATCGTAGATCTTTCTATTTTGCTGATTTCCTAAGGCAATAATTGCAACTCTATTTTTTATATCGTGTACATAAACACTATAATTACCGTGCCACCAACCATTATGATACATAAATTTTCCGCCGTCTGGATATTCCATCATACGAAAACCTAAACCGTAATTTTTTATCCCTTTACTCTCGTAACTATATCCTGTAAACGCTTCCTTCATCAAATTTTTAGGCAAGAATTTTTTAGAGTACATCGCATAATCTAATCGATAAATATCGCGCGGCGTAGAATAAATATTTTTATCTCCATACACTTTATCGAGATGATCCCAAGCCCATTTCTTACCCTTGAAACCGTATGAAGAAGAAACTTTATCTTTATCCTTATCAAACTCGAAAACAAACGTATGTTCCATGCCAAGTGGATCGAAAAGCATGTATTTCATTGCTTTTGGGTAGGACATCCCCGTAAATTTTTCTATCATCAAGGCCAATAACGCATAATTGGTATTCGAATATGCAAATTTAGTTCCGGGCTTGCTAAGCAAAGGTATCTGATGATTTGTAAATATTTCTAAAACCTCTTGATTGGAGATTTGTTTAGTTTTGTCCCACAACTTCATATTATCAATAACGTAAGCATAATTGGGTAAACCGCTTCGGTGATTGAGTAAGTTTCTCACCGTTGTTTCTGGATAAGGAAAACTCGGTAGAATACTTTGCACGGTTTGGTCTAATGTGAGTTTTTTATGTTCGACCAATTTCAAGATGGCCAATGATGTCATAACCTTTGACACCGATGCAATATGGATTGGCGTTTCTGCAGTAAGTGGAATATTCTTTTCTACATCGGCAAAACCATCATACGCCTCGAAAAGAATCAAACCATTTTTGGCAACCAACATACCTCCACTAACTGGCTCGGTTTGCCAATAATCTCGATGAAAATTGTACAAGACTTTTCGGTAATCGTAAATTTCTTTTTTAGGAAGAGGGTGAAATTTTATGGCTGTAAACCAGTTCATCGAATCGAATCTTGGGGGTGCATTAGGATCTATTTTGATTGTTTTTTTTTCTTCTTTTTCTTCTTTTTTACACTGGGAGAATGTTGCAATGATGGTGGTTAAGCTAAGGGCGACAATCAAATTTTTCATACTATCATAAATATTACAACCTAAAAAAGGAAAACAAATCTAAACTATAAGTCGGAAGTGTAAAAACAGATAGCTGATTTTAGCAAAAAAATAACAATTAACGTAATTTCTGCGAGAAGTATTCGCCCACAACAATGCTCGTCGCCATAGCAACATTTAGGCTCTTAGTTTTTTAATTCTTTTTTGATTAATTGAATAAATATTTGAAATACTTCTTTCAATTGATTAATTAATTCTTCTTGATTTTCATTAATTTTAGAATTCACAACCCAATGATTGTTATTCACATTAGGCGAATTAACGATGGTTGTTTTTGATTCTTCAAAATCGATAATATCCATTGGATTTACTTGAAGAATCTCAATTACTTTTCCTAATTTTTCAACATCAAAAGTCGTCTCTCCATTTTCTAAACGGCTATATTGCGATTGAGAAATATCCATAACTTCTGCCATAAACTCTTGAGAATATCCTTTGTTTAATCTCACTTCACATATTTTATGATGTTTAACTTTCATAATGATTTTTTTCAAATGTAAGATAATATTAAGAATATAATATGCACATTGCGGATAAGGATATTTATAAAATAGGTAAAATATGCTTAGAATGAATAAGGCTGCAAGTGTTTTATCTTTAGGTTTAGGAAAAAATAAACCATTCAAGTATATTTATTAGAACTATTTTATTATTTTTAAAATCTTAAACACATGAAGAGAATTATTTTAACAAGTGTCTTTGCACTTATGGGAACATTTGCTTTTGCAAACAACAGTAACAAAACCATTTCCACTGAAGATTTGGGTAATGGATATCAAGTAGAATTGATTTATGATGAAAGTCTTGCTTGCTGTACAGCGACCGTTATAATGGGCAGTACGTAACGCATTATACTTCATGCGATATGTCTACAACGATGAATTGTATTTTTGTACAAGCTTTAGCAGAGGCATTTATCCGTGGTCAAGAATAAGAAGTGAAATTTAAAAAAATAAGCCTTCATTCATTTTGAAGGCTTATTGATTATAAAATTTTATCCTGTTATGAAATTATTTTTTTTTGTTTTTATTAATGTAATCCTATCTAATTGTATTTTTGGACAATACCTCAAAGTTTCTTACAATTATAATACTAATATAGCTGATGTTTCTATGTCTTTTCAGGCAAACTCAGAACTTATATTGGATGAATCAAAATCTATTTATAAAATTGATTTTGCTAATTCAAATTCATCTATGATTGATGATGAAAGCGTTTTTGTGGTAAAACCTAAAAAGGGAGAAGTATTTTATTATAAAGATTACAATACAGATTCTATTTATTATGATAATGTTGTGATTTTTCGTCATTATCCTACCAAGGATCCTCTTAATATATTTAAATGGGAATTAACATCTGAAACGAAAAAAATCTTAGGATATGAATGTCAAAAGGCTGTGATGCAGCACTACGGCAGAATATATGAAGCTTATTTTACTACAGAATTAGAATTCAATAGAGGTGGACCATGGAAATTTGATGGTTTACCAGGAGTAATTTTAGAAATAAAATCCAAAGACAATTATTTATCGATTACAGCCAATGAGATTCAATTAAAAAATGAATCTATCATAATTAACAATCCTTATCCAAAGAAACAAAAATATATTGATTTCTTAGAATATAAGCGTTTATTCAACCAAAAATACAAAGAAAATAATAAAACTGAAATCACAAGTGATGGAGGTACAGTTACACAGAGTTCTCCAAAATGCCATATAGAATGTTTAGTTGACTAAATTGTACTGTGTGAATAAAATAATTCTATTATATATTTTTTTGTTGTCCTCTTTTTGCAATGCTCAATCTTTTATAGGTCATGTGAGAGATGAAACAGGATTTGACCTACCGAATGTATCTGTCTTATTAAAAAATCCTAAAACTTCATTAGTTAATAATTTCACAACTACACAAAAAAATGGCACATATGCTCTAAACTCTTTAATAGATTTTGATAGTATTCATATCGAATTCAAAAAAACAGGCTATGTTACAGAATTTATTAAACTATCTAAAGAAGCATTAGATATAGAAAATAAATTAAACATTGTTTTGTACAAATCTGATTTCGAATTAAAAGAGGTTTTGGTAAAAGGACAAAAAGCAGTTTATACCAAAAACGATACTACATTTGTAAGTTCCCCGTTTTTCCAACAGTTCAAAACTAAGCAAATTATGCACTTCTTTTCAATTTAAATTCTATCGGTGAACAATCTCCTAAACTTGAATGTGGGTGATTATGATTGTAATCCTCCATCCAATCTTGAGCGAGAGTTCTTGCCTGTTCGATATTTTCAAATAGGTAAGCATCCAGTACATCTTCCCGAAAGGTTTTGTTGAACCTTTCACAAAATCCGTTCTGCATGGGTTTTCCTTTCTGGATTCGGATATGCCGGATCGAGGAGTTGGAGCAAAAGCCCTCAAAAGCTTTTGCGATGAACTCCGTGCCGTTGTCCGTACGGATGTTGGTTGGTTTTCCATACCACTCAATGAGCCTTTGCACGAGTTTAACTACTTTCTCTGAAGGAAAACTATAGTCTATTTCGCACATTAATGCCTCCCGGTTGTAATCGTCTATCACGTTCAGTATCCGAATCTTTCTGCCGTTCTCCAACACATCACTCATAAAATCCATGCTCCAGGTAATATTGGATGCAATCGGCTGCAATAAGTATTCTTTGTCCGGATTGGGGATGCGACGTTTGATTTTTCTTCTGCGTTTGTTCAGTCCTAATTTACGGTAAATCCTCTCAATGCGTTTATGGTTCCACCCATAACCTTCCTTTCTGATGCGTTTAGTGTATTCCGGACAACCTCTTGACGGAAGTTTTTCGGCATAATAAAGCAATCGACGCTCTACTTCTGTATCGTCCTTGATGCTTTGATAATAATATCCCGAACGTTCCAATCCGATGATGCGACAGGCTCTGGCAGTACTGATTTGTTTGTCATCTTTTAATTCTTCTGCCAATTCTCTTTTCTGACAGAGCCCTAAAGCTTTTTTTCGATGACCTCTTTTAAAATACTATGATCCAAACTCAAATCGGCATACATCTTCTTCAAGCGGGCATTTTCTCGCTCCAATTCCTTGAATTGACGCAACATTTCTTGATCCATGCCACCATATTTGCGCTTCCACAAATAAAAGGTATTTGGACTGATGGATAATTCTCGGCATATATCGGATGCCTTTTTTCCAGCTTCATGCTCCTTGAGTACTTGACTGATTTGTGTTTCTGTAAATCTTGACTTTTTCATCTCTAATAACAGTTTAAATTTATAAATTTTTATAATATTTTAAACTGTTGGAGTTTTTGGGGGACTTACAATTCTATAATGTAAATAAATTTAAGTCCGACGATGATCGCTCTATTGAAGATGTCTTAAAAAAAATGCCTGGGATTACTGTCGAAGACAATGGAACAATAAAGTATAAAAACAAAGAAATCGAAAAATTACTTTTAGATGGTGATGATTTGTTTTCTAATCAATATACAAATGGTTCACGCAATATATCTGCCAATATAATAGAGCAAGTACAAGCTTTGGAGCATTTTGAAGAAAACCCTTTACTGAAAACAGTAAAACATTCTGATAAAGTTGCATTAAATCTAAAAATAAAAAAAGGAATGTCCGATATATCAGGTGATGCTATGTTAGGATATGGTATTGAGGATAGAACAGAAAATACGGTAAATGCCTTGGTAATTTCCAATTCCATAAAAAGTTTTTCTTTATTAACACAAAATAATACTGGAGTCAACACTTCTCCTTTCGACTATTTTGGCTCCAATCAAGAGGTGTCATTTCATAAAATAAAAGATGAATTAGCCCCAAGATTAGTTCAAGATCCTTTGTTTAATAGTTCCGTAGGCGATGAAAGAGCAAATATAAACAAACTATATTACGGTAATACCAATACCATATTCAAATTATCTAAAAACTCTAACTTTAGAATCAATTATACGCATTTACAAGATCGTATTCGATTCTCTACCCAAACTGAATCTGATTATTCTTTTGAGAATCAAGAGCAATTATCAATTACCGAAGAAAACAATACACAAAAAAAGACGCTTGTAAACGAGCTAAATGCAAAATTTACTTTGAAAAAAACACGTTTTATGATAGAAAATGAAACGGTTTACAAGTATGAAAAAATAAGTTCGAGCAGTGATTTTATTTCTAATTATCGTGAAAATTTTTATACACATCTTACTTCCAGAAATCAATATTTTAAAAACCATACGATTTTTACAGAGAAATTAAATAATCGACAAAGCCTACAATTATTTGGACTATTCTCTTTGAATCAATTACCACAAGACTACGAGATTATTCCTGGTATGAATCTTTTACAAAATACAGAAACAACGGTGGCGACTTCACAAAACTCAAAGTTTACAAAACAATTTAGTACTGTTGGAGTAAATCTGTTTGGTCGTAATAAATTGGGTAAATATGAGTTGAGTAACAGTCTAAACTATTGGAAGAATTCTTTGAATTCTACTATTTTAGAGGATGAAATTTTATTGGAAGATCAAGAATTTGAAAATCAAATAAATTACCAAATACTAAATCAAAATCTTAGAGCTAAATATAGTTTTGTTTGGGATGATTGGGTTATTGAAAATCAATTAAACCTCAAAAATTATTGGCTGAATTCTCAAATAAATCAAAAACATCATTTGGTATATAATCCTAAGCTTACAATCACTTACAAAATTAATCCAGAAAATACGATTAATGCACAAATTTTCTACGATGAAGTGCCATTGTCCGAACAAAATATATACACCTCGTATCTTATTACAAATCACAGAACGATTCAGAATAATATCCTATCTATAGAATTTGAAAAAACTAAAGGAATCACGTTTAGTTATTCTATGTTGAATATGTTCAACCAATTAAACATTAGTGCCAATTTAGATTATTTATCAAAAAAGAATAACTTTTTCAATAGCATAGATATAAAGGAAAATATTACTAGAATAAGTACGTTTTTATTAGATGAAAGCAACAATCATTTGAATATAGGTACAAGAATCCAAAAATATTATTATCCGATACGTTCAAATGTTCGTTTTTCTACCAATTATTCTTGGATTAATTATAAAAACATTGTAAATCTATCGGATATAAGAAATAATATAACTCAAAATATAAATATTGCATTGTATTATAAATCGTTGTTCAATTTTCCATTAAATATAGAAAATTCTCTACAATACAATTACAATATACATACAACAAAAGGGATGAGTCAATTTAATGAATATCAGTATATTAATAATAATTTTAAGTTATTGATAAAACCTTCAGATAAATTATTTGCTCATATTAAATGGGAATATTATCGCCCAAACATCAAATCAAATACAAACTTTAATTTTTTAGATTTTTTTATAGAATACAAAATATTTGACGATAGACTAAAACTTTATATTAAAGGAAAAAATCTATTAAATCAGAATTTATTCAACAGCATATCTACAACAGATTATTATAAATATTACACCAGTCATAATCTTAATAAAAGATATATTATGTCAGGTATCCAATTCAGTTTTTAATAATCTTACATTAATTGCTTACCTCATTTTCTGTGAAAAAACTTCGCCAACAATGATGCTTGTAGCCATGGCTACATTAAGACTTTCGGTTTGTTTCCCAATGGCCGGAATACTTATTTTATTAGTGATTTTATCCTCAACCGCCTTACTAATTCCATGCGCTTCACTCCCCATTACCAACATTGCATTTTCTGGAAACGGAAATTGAAAAATCGACTCACCTTCCATAAACGCACCTAAAATAGGATACTTATAATTTTCTATCACTTCTAAAATATCGGTATAATGTACCGCTACCCTCGCAAAAGATCCCATCGTAGACATGATAACTTTCGGGTTGTAAACATCAACGGATTCTTTAGAACAAATAATTTGTGTAATGCCAAACCAATCTGCCAACCGAATAATTGTGCCTAAATTCCCTGGATCGTTTATCGTATCCAAAACCAAAGTAAGTCCTTTTACCGGAGCTATAGAGCGTTGTGGCGGAATCTCGCAAACCGCTAAGCATTCGTTTGGTGTAGAAAGAAAACTAATTTTTTTCAGTTCATTGGGTGATAAATAATGTACCGGAAGATTACCTTTCGCATCAAAATTTTGGTTCGTTGTGTACAGTTCTTTTACCGTAATGTTACTTTTCAGTACTTCTTTTACATTTTTAACACCTTCTACGACAAACAAATTATATTTTTGTCTATATTTTTTAGATCCTAATGAAGTTATTATCTTCATTGCGTTTTTAGTTAACATCATTTTATGCAAAAAAACATTACAAATATATCATTATTATTTAGTGCAATAATCTTTTTTTGGTCATGTAATGCTACAAAAAAAGTGCCCGAAGGTGAATATTTATTAACTAAGAATACATTCGAATTTATTGACAAAGAACAGAAAAAAAATCTTAGTGGCGAGCTAAATAATTATGTAAAGCAAAAACCAAACGCTAAGGTACTCGGTTTCTCGATTCCGTTAGCCGTCTACAACATGTCCGACCCAAAACTAGATACCGTATTTGAAATTTACTACAGTTACCCAGAATCTAGACAAAATAGAGAAACACTCGACAGCTTATTTCGCTCACACCATCTAGACGAATACGTAGGTAAAAGTAAATGGCTCGATCGATTATTTTTCACTAAAGGTCAACCTCCTGTTATTTTAGACACTGCTCAAATGGGTTTTTCTGAACGGAATTTAGAGGTTCATCTTAAAGACAAAGGATTCTTTGATTCAGATGTCACCGCAATTGCCAAAACAGATTCTACCAATAAAAAAGCAGAAATCGTATACAAAATAAAACTCAACTCTCCTTCTTATATCGAAACCTATTCATACAACATTCAAGACACCTTGATCAATCGATATGTCAATCAATCGGCAGAGAATTCTTTGCTGTTTGCAGGTGATCAGTACAATTATGAGAATTTCGAAAAAGAAAGAAACCGAATCGTAGATTACCTAAAAAATAGAGGATTTTATGATTTCAATGCCTCGGGAGAAGATATTTATTTCGAAGCCGACACCACAAAAAGCAACAAAAGATTAGACGTAACTATGTTTATCGACCGATATATTGTCGATTCTACACTTTTGGTTCACGACACTTTACAACAAAAACAATACAACCAATACACGTTCAACAAAATAAGAATATTCCCTGATTCGGAAACTGCTGTAACTCCAGACCAGTTCAACCCAGACGATTTTCCATACCAAAGAAATTACAAAGGATATGAATTGTATTATCGAGAAAAACCCCGCTATAGAGCAAAATATTTCACAGACGGAATGGTAATGGAGCAAGATGCTCTGTATCGACTACGAAGCGAAACGCAAAGTAAACGCAACATTCTCAAGAAAGAAAACATGACTTTCCGTGGCTTTATCCCCGAAAAAGTCGACACAACACTCAATTATTACATCACCTATAGCCCCAAAAAAACGTATGATATGAATTTGTTTTTCGAGGGATATTGGGCGCGTTACCTCAACTTTGCAATTTCACCAGGGGTTACGCTCACAGCGAGAAATCTATTTCGGGGAGGCGAAAATCTAGAAACCACATTCAAAGGAACTTTAGGGAATGTAAACAACGATTTTGCCGCCAAAAAAGAAGGATTTTTCAATGCTTATGAACTATCACTAGAATCAAAAATTCGTTTCCCTTATCTCTTTTTACCATTCAATGTAGAAAAATTTTTACCAAAGAGATTCTCATCAGAATCTGTTATCCGAATTGGTTCTAGTACACAACGAAATGTTGGGTTGGATAGAAATAATTATACTTTTGGATTGGATTTCGATATCTCTTACCGAGAATTTCAACACAAAGTCTCTCTTTTCAATATAGAGTATGTACGCAACAATAGAAAAGAGCGATATTACGACATTTATTCTCGCGATCGAGAAATTTTTGATCAAACAGCAAATGATTATTTTTTGTATGATCCTACTTTGCAAACCGATTATGAAAATGATTTGATTACCCGCGATCAATTAAGTGCTGTGATCGATGCCGACCAAGGCTTCCGAACATGGATGGATACTCAAATGGCAGAAAATTTTGTATTATTCCAAAACATGCTATACCGAAAAGCGAGTATTTCTCAAGACGCTTTGATCAATTCTTTCATCTATCAGTTTACGTACAACGAAGAAAATGTACCTAGAATATCCAATAGAAACCCTTGGTTTATCAATGCTCGCATAGAGCTTGCTGGTAATTTGCTAGGATTATTAGATAAAAGTTTTGGTTTTATAAAAGATACCGACGAACTTGGTGAAGAAGTAGGAACAATATTTTCTATACCTTATTCGCAATTTGTCAAAGTAGATGTAGATGCTCGAAAAAAATGGAATTTCGATAAAACCCTTACGATTGCAACGCGCGCAATGTTTGGTTTTGCTCAACCTTACGGGAATTCTAATTTCATCCCTTTTATCCGAAGCTACTCGGCTGGTGGCTCGAACGATGTTCGCGGTTGGGCACCACTTACTTTAGGTCCATCTGATCAGCCTCGCGTACCAAATTCTAAAAACCAAAGTTTATCTTTTGAAAGTATGAAAATTTTATTGAATGCTGAAGTACGAAAACGTTTTTTCGGTAACGTAGAAGGTGCTTATTTTATCGATGCTGGGAATATTTGGGGAACGAGCAAAGATCGTCCTCAGACCATGTTTCATTTCGACAAATTCATCAATCAGTTTGGTATTGGTACGGGTGTTGGCTTACGTTATCATATCGGGACGTTTGCTATAATACGATTAGATGCAGCATTCAAACTTCATGATCCATCCTATCCAAAAGGAGAACGTTGGCGTTTTGTTGATTTTAAAGACAACAAACCCCGTTTACATTTTGGGATAAATTATCCATTCTAAAAATAGTTTACCTATCTTTGTTTAACCAAATTTTTAATACGATGAGTAGAAAATTTCCTGCTGGTGTTGCCACTGGCCAATTAGTACAAGAAATCATACAAGATGCTAAAACAAATAAATATGCTCTACCAGCATGCAATGTGATCGGATCCGACTCAATTAATGCAGCAATGGAAACTGCCGTTGAAGTAAATTCGCCAATTATTATTCAGTTTTCTAATGGTGGAGCCGCTTTCAACGCAGGTAAAGGTCTAAGCAATGACCAGCAACGTGCAGCAGTTTTGGGCTCTATTGCAGGTGCAAAACACATCCATCAATTGGCAGAAGCTTACGGAGCAACCGTTATTTTGCATACAGACCATTGTGCAAAAAATCTTTTACCTTGGATTGATGGTTTATTAGAAGCCAACGAGCAATATTATAACCAATTTGGTAAAACTTTATTCAGTTCGCATATGCTCGATCTTTCAGAAGAACCTTTGAAAGAAAACATGGAGATCTCTAAAAGATATCTAGAACGTATGTCGAAAATCGGGATGACACTCGAGATAGAATTAGGAATTACAGGTGGTGAAGAAGATGGTGTAGACAACACAAATGTTGATAACTCTTTACTCTATACACAACCAGAAGAAGTAGCCTTCGTTTATGAATCCCTAAAAGAAGTTAGCGATAATTTTTGGGTTGCAGCAGCATTCGGTAATGTTCATGGAGTTTACAAGCCTGGGAATGTAGTTCTTACACCAAAAATTTTGTACAACTCACAACAATTCATCGAACAAAAATTTGGTGTAAAAGACGCCATTAATTTTGTTTTCCACGGTGGTTCAGGTTCTTCTTTAGAAGAAATTAGAGAAGCAATAGATTATGGTGTAATAAAAATGAATATTGACACCGATTTGCAATTTGCTTTCATGGAAGGAGTGAGAAAGTATTTTGATGAAAATAGCGCTTACCTACAGTCACAAATCGGAAACCCAGAAGGAGAAGACAAACCGAATAAAAAATTCTACGATCCACGTGTATGGTTACGTAAAGGAGAAGTAAGTTTCAAAGAAAGACTGAAACAAGCTTTTGAAGATTTAAACAATATTAATCGTTTAGGATAACCCTAACAAAACTAAAATAGCATTATGCCTTGGTTTATTAGACGAAAAAAAAATATCACTACCCCAACCGAAGCGAAAAAAGATGTACCAAAAGGTCTATGGTACAAAACTCCTTCGGGAAAAATAATTGAAACAGAAGAACTCAAAGCAAACAACTACGTAAGTCCAGAAGATGATCATCATGTTCGTATTGGTAGCAAAGAATATTTCGATATCCTTTTCGACGATGGGAAATTCAAAGAACTCGATGCCAATCTAAGCAGTGAAGACCCTCTGAATTGGGTTGATACCAAACCCTACAAAGAACGTTTAGAAGAACTAAAAACAAAAACTGGACTCAATGACTCTATACGTACAGGCGTAGGAAAAGTACACGGTAGAGACATTACAGTTTGTTGTATGGATTTTAAATTCATCGGGGGATCATTAGGATCAGTAATGGGGGAGAAAATTGCCCGTGCTGTGGATTATTGCATCAAACACAAAACTCCATTATTGATCATTACCCAATCTGGAGGAGCTCGTATGATGGAAGCTGCCATATCGCTGATGCAATTAGCAAAAGTAGAAGCTAAACTAATACAATTA from Weeksella virosa DSM 16922 encodes:
- the accD gene encoding acetyl-CoA carboxylase, carboxyltransferase subunit beta encodes the protein MPWFIRRKKNITTPTEAKKDVPKGLWYKTPSGKIIETEELKANNYVSPEDDHHVRIGSKEYFDILFDDGKFKELDANLSSEDPLNWVDTKPYKERLEELKTKTGLNDSIRTGVGKVHGRDITVCCMDFKFIGGSLGSVMGEKIARAVDYCIKHKTPLLIITQSGGARMMEAAISLMQLAKVEAKLIQLAEHNIPYITLLTNPSFGGITASFGSIGDIIMAEPGALIGFAGPRVIKETIGRDLPKGFQTSEFLLEKGFVDMIVHRTKLKDKLKEVTDMLMPIK